One genomic window of Gracilinema caldarium DSM 7334 includes the following:
- a CDS encoding type II toxin-antitoxin system HipA family toxin produces the protein MNQQKVGTLSKEGREYVFTYHTTAPALFVSLTMPVRERSYVFSHDQLHPIFNQYIPEGYLLELFRNLLSKQLGEIDELKLLAVLAPGITGRLTFVPHDSAIQQLVTTSSKYPKTSISVDTILHSPEDVFEELIQHFLFRSAIGGVQPKVLATLQERVSLPYQDYIIKTSGDHYPFLTVNEYFCLRAAQSAGCQVPEVYLSDNQKLLVIKRFTANHNPAPGFEEVAVLLGKTNRQKYEGSYEQVARAFQVFTAPQHRIESLEQLFRMMVLMVLLRNGDAHLKNFGLLYTTGIDDAHISPVYDLVTTTCYLPRDIPALTLNGNKRWWTKKQLCAFGERFCLLPPYRTNEIWEQCIYAIEHTKKELQEYTREHPIFRDMGERILHQWQSAVS, from the coding sequence GTGAACCAACAAAAAGTGGGGACTCTAAGCAAGGAAGGTCGGGAGTATGTTTTTACCTATCACACTACCGCCCCTGCCCTGTTCGTATCCCTGACTATGCCTGTTCGGGAACGCAGTTATGTTTTTTCCCATGACCAACTGCACCCAATATTTAATCAATATATACCGGAAGGATACCTCCTGGAACTGTTCAGGAACCTTCTCTCAAAGCAACTCGGCGAAATTGATGAGTTAAAATTACTTGCAGTACTGGCACCAGGTATTACAGGACGCTTAACCTTTGTGCCCCATGACTCGGCAATACAACAACTTGTAACTACATCATCAAAATATCCGAAGACATCTATATCAGTAGATACAATTCTTCATAGTCCGGAAGACGTCTTTGAAGAACTCATCCAGCACTTTCTCTTTCGTTCTGCCATTGGAGGAGTACAACCAAAGGTGCTTGCCACCTTGCAAGAAAGGGTAAGTCTTCCCTATCAGGATTACATCATAAAAACCAGCGGGGACCACTATCCTTTCCTAACGGTTAATGAATACTTCTGTTTACGAGCGGCCCAGAGCGCCGGATGTCAGGTGCCGGAAGTATACCTGAGTGACAACCAAAAACTCCTTGTAATTAAGCGGTTTACGGCTAACCACAATCCAGCCCCAGGATTTGAAGAAGTGGCAGTCCTTCTTGGAAAAACAAACCGGCAGAAATACGAAGGAAGCTATGAACAGGTAGCCCGGGCTTTTCAAGTTTTTACTGCACCTCAACATCGCATCGAATCCCTTGAACAGCTGTTTCGGATGATGGTCCTTATGGTACTGCTTCGAAATGGTGATGCACACCTGAAAAACTTTGGTCTCCTGTATACCACAGGAATAGATGATGCCCACATCTCGCCGGTCTACGACCTGGTCACCACTACCTGTTATCTCCCTCGCGATATCCCGGCCCTCACCTTGAATGGTAATAAACGATGGTGGACTAAAAAACAGCTCTGCGCCTTTGGAGAACGGTTCTGCCTGCTTCCTCCCTATCGAACAAACGAAATCTGGGAGCAATGTATATATGCCATTGAGCACACAAAAAAGGAACTTCAGGAGTATACGCGGGAGCACCCTATCTTTCGGGATATGGGCGAGCGGATACTTCATCAATGGCAGTCTGCAGTTTCCTGA
- a CDS encoding helix-turn-helix domain-containing protein: protein MKIDELGPALAQRRKALGLTQEALCRELAISRVTLSAFENGRNLSLSLRQLGRILQRLDLELDLQPRQSLPTLDEILAGKLS, encoded by the coding sequence ATGAAGATTGATGAACTGGGACCAGCCCTGGCACAGCGCCGTAAAGCCTTGGGACTTACCCAGGAAGCCCTCTGCAGGGAACTAGCCATAAGCCGGGTTACCCTTTCGGCCTTTGAAAACGGCAGAAACCTTTCCCTGAGCCTTCGCCAGTTAGGCCGTATTCTGCAACGGCTCGATTTGGAACTGGACCTGCAACCTCGGCAGAGTCTTCCCACCCTGGACGAAATCCTTGCGGGGAAGCTGTCATAA
- a CDS encoding RibD family protein, with protein MSHQDLPPLIPSPLPRLSRPYVVLSWAQSADGQIATRTGDSKYLSSPESLQVQQILRRDCDAVLVGIGTVLADDPRLLCRLSPEANPRNRQPLRVILDARFQTPPEASLCKTTREGPVLIIGAETQPSNNAENEAQRKDEETRIQKLLALGLEVIRVPIEKDSVPSRLKLDLRTVLDRLYQRGIQSLFVEGGSAVLTSFLRANLADRVILDISPRFIGQGIPAVRDLGVLTLPEARRFKTISVEHWGENVVWVMDALS; from the coding sequence GTGTCCCACCAAGACCTTCCACCCCTCATTCCTTCTCCCCTGCCTCGACTAAGTCGGCCCTATGTGGTCCTCAGTTGGGCCCAGAGTGCGGATGGGCAGATTGCCACAAGAACCGGCGACTCCAAGTACCTTTCATCCCCCGAATCCCTGCAGGTTCAGCAAATACTCAGGCGGGACTGCGATGCGGTTCTGGTCGGCATCGGGACGGTCCTGGCCGATGACCCGCGGCTCCTCTGCAGACTATCCCCGGAAGCAAATCCCCGGAACAGACAGCCCCTGCGGGTCATCCTGGATGCCCGCTTTCAGACACCCCCCGAAGCCTCTCTGTGCAAAACAACTCGGGAAGGACCGGTCCTCATTATCGGAGCCGAAACCCAGCCCAGTAACAACGCAGAAAACGAAGCACAACGGAAGGATGAAGAAACGCGGATTCAAAAACTTCTTGCTCTGGGACTGGAAGTCATACGGGTGCCCATTGAAAAGGATTCCGTACCGAGCCGGCTGAAACTGGACCTTAGGACAGTGCTTGATAGACTGTATCAACGGGGCATTCAAAGCCTTTTTGTAGAAGGCGGCTCGGCGGTCCTCACATCCTTTCTCAGGGCAAACCTCGCAGACCGGGTTATCCTGGATATCAGCCCCCGCTTCATCGGCCAGGGCATTCCCGCAGTCCGGGATTTAGGGGTCCTTACCCTTCCTGAAGCGCGGCGATTTAAGACCATATCTGTGGAACATTGGGGCGAAAATGTCGTCTGGGTCATGGATGCCCTTTCATAG